A window of the Desulfovibrio sp. Fe33 genome harbors these coding sequences:
- the recQ gene encoding DNA helicase RecQ: protein MSGSAPTPRDVLSSVFGFPAFIGLQEAVIDHVMNGGDSLVLMPTGGGKSLCYQIPAILRPGVGVCVSPLIALMQDQVQGLTQMGVRAACLNSAMDPGTAYDIEQMALNGQLDLLYVAPERLCRPGFLDLIARCKPSLFAIDEAHCVSQWGHDFRPEYTRLSVIGERFPDVPRLALTATADEPTQADIVQNLRLENARVFATGFDRPNITYTVVPKKNPTRMLKRFLDENHPGDAGIVYRLSRKKVEQTAEFLCDNGFNALPYHAGLSAAERYTNQERFMREEGVIMVATVAFGMGVDKPNVRFVCHLEPPKSLEAYHQETGRAGRDGLPASAWMCYGMQDIAVLRSMIDAGEAGEARKRLEHAKLGSLFAYLETASCRRQALLAYFGEHIEPCGNCDNCLTPVETYDGTVTAQKALSNIFRTGQRFGVEHLAQVLTGARTDQVIRFDHDKVSTYGIGKDLSRDEWKTVYRQLLAAGLVSVDLDRFNALALNERSWPVLKGERQVRLRKDPVLPARALKKKSRGSTLAKDILTSWEAETLFDRLRELRLSLAEAQSVPPYAIFADKTLLEFVRYRPRDLEEFGCMSGVGASKLDRFGQAFLECLKAHEEEHGRPANIPEIPQELLDARRREATEKPDFTATAQATLDLFLEFGDIETVADKRGLKPSSIWRHLILAVNMGKIDYRRAAGLPDADLEKVESTLRQFRSKGVSALNPVFEALEGAFPYDLLRLVKAGLDRA from the coding sequence ATGTCCGGTTCCGCTCCCACTCCGCGCGACGTCCTTTCCTCGGTATTCGGCTTTCCCGCCTTCATCGGATTGCAGGAAGCCGTCATCGACCACGTCATGAACGGCGGCGACTCGCTGGTGCTCATGCCCACGGGCGGCGGCAAATCCCTATGCTACCAGATCCCGGCCATTCTGCGGCCCGGCGTGGGCGTCTGCGTCTCCCCGCTCATCGCGCTCATGCAGGACCAGGTCCAGGGGCTGACCCAGATGGGCGTCCGCGCCGCCTGCCTCAACTCCGCCATGGACCCCGGGACCGCCTACGACATCGAGCAGATGGCCCTGAACGGGCAGCTCGACCTGCTCTACGTGGCCCCGGAGCGGCTGTGCAGGCCCGGCTTCCTGGACCTCATAGCCCGCTGCAAGCCCTCCCTCTTCGCCATCGACGAGGCCCACTGCGTCTCGCAGTGGGGACACGACTTCCGGCCGGAATACACCCGTCTGTCCGTCATCGGGGAACGCTTCCCGGACGTGCCGCGGCTGGCTCTGACCGCCACCGCCGACGAGCCCACCCAGGCGGACATCGTGCAGAACCTGCGCCTGGAAAACGCGCGGGTCTTCGCCACCGGATTCGACCGGCCCAACATCACCTACACCGTGGTCCCCAAGAAGAACCCCACACGCATGTTGAAGCGGTTCCTCGATGAAAACCATCCGGGCGACGCGGGCATCGTCTACCGCCTTTCCAGAAAGAAGGTGGAGCAGACCGCCGAATTCCTGTGCGACAACGGATTCAACGCGCTGCCCTACCACGCCGGGCTGTCCGCTGCGGAGCGGTACACGAACCAGGAACGGTTCATGCGCGAGGAAGGGGTCATAATGGTTGCCACCGTGGCCTTCGGCATGGGCGTGGACAAGCCCAACGTCCGCTTCGTCTGCCACCTGGAGCCGCCCAAATCCCTTGAAGCCTACCACCAGGAGACGGGACGCGCCGGACGCGACGGCCTGCCCGCTTCGGCCTGGATGTGCTACGGGATGCAGGACATCGCGGTCCTGCGCTCCATGATCGACGCGGGAGAGGCGGGAGAAGCGCGCAAACGGCTGGAGCACGCCAAGCTCGGCTCGCTCTTCGCCTATCTGGAAACGGCCTCCTGCCGCCGCCAGGCGTTGCTGGCCTATTTCGGCGAGCACATCGAGCCGTGCGGCAACTGCGACAACTGCCTGACCCCGGTGGAAACATACGACGGCACCGTGACCGCCCAGAAGGCCCTGTCCAATATTTTCCGCACCGGGCAGCGGTTCGGCGTCGAGCACCTGGCCCAGGTCCTGACCGGGGCGCGGACCGACCAGGTCATCCGCTTCGACCACGACAAGGTGTCCACCTACGGCATAGGCAAGGACCTGAGCAGGGACGAATGGAAAACCGTCTACCGCCAACTGTTGGCCGCCGGGCTTGTCTCCGTGGACCTCGACAGGTTCAACGCCCTTGCCCTGAACGAACGGTCCTGGCCCGTGCTCAAGGGCGAACGGCAGGTGCGCCTACGCAAGGACCCGGTCCTGCCCGCGCGGGCCCTGAAAAAGAAAAGCCGGGGATCGACCCTGGCCAAGGACATCCTGACCAGTTGGGAAGCCGAGACCCTGTTCGACAGGCTGCGCGAACTGCGCCTCTCCCTGGCCGAAGCCCAGTCCGTGCCCCCCTACGCCATCTTCGCGGACAAGACCCTGCTCGAATTCGTGCGCTACCGGCCCCGCGACCTGGAGGAATTCGGCTGCATGTCCGGCGTGGGCGCAAGCAAGCTGGACCGTTTCGGCCAAGCTTTCCTGGAATGCCTCAAGGCCCACGAGGAGGAGCACGGCAGACCCGCGAACATCCCCGAAATTCCCCAGGAGTTGCTTGACGCGCGCAGACGGGAAGCGACGGAGAAACCCGATTTCACCGCCACGGCCCAGGCCACCCTCGACCTTTTCCTCGAATTCGGCGACATCGAAACCGTGGCCGACAAGCGAGGCCTCAAGCCGTCCTCCATCTGGCGGCATCTCATCCTGGCCGTGAACATGGGAAAAATCGACTACCGCCGCGCGGCCGGCCTGCCCGACGCCGACCTGGAAAAGGTGGAATCGACCCTGCGCCAATTCCGGTCCAAGGGCGTTTCGGCCCTCAATCCGGTATTCGAGGCCCTGGAAGGCGCATTCCCCTATGATCTGCTCCGCCTGGTCAAAGCGGGCCTGGACCGGGCCTAG
- a CDS encoding PocR ligand-binding domain-containing protein: MNREALQRKVSALRRELADAEECLSSMGGGIASTDGVELLDLFEVEELQAIQDAFSSVTGVASIISTPEGDPITAPSNYCRLCGEIIRKTEKGLADCQRFDAGLGRFNPGGATLQPCESSGLWGGGASISVNGRHIANWLIGQVRNEHADKAKALAYAREIGVAEAEFFRAFEEVAVMSQERFEEVGRALFLLANQMSWIAYQNFQLNDNIREIRSAHEEVMTLRNYLANIIDSLPSILVGVDSEGCITHWNMHAAEATGFGQSEVAGRRLSEVLPDLGEELRKAAAAIAQGAPAVHERVPEDVDGERRFRDVSVFPLVANGVRGAVVRVDDVTEKVRIEEMMVQSEKMVSVGGLAAGMAHEINNPLAAVLGGARLVRKRLLEDGGRNGRTAEACGTDMDAIGRYVRARGVDAMLDAIIESGERAGKVVTNMLGFSRRTDGEAGEVDVAVVLDKAVELVRNGQDLEHTYNFKDIEFDREYVGGPFPVHCEKSKLEQVFFNILNNGAQAMTSARSETGRPPRFILRCGYTGKAIRIEIEDNGPGMPEEVLRRVFEPFFTTKKAGMGTGLGMSVCYFLVTEHLGGNMRAESSPGRGATFFIEIPASGAE, encoded by the coding sequence TTGAATAGGGAAGCGTTGCAGCGAAAGGTGTCGGCCCTTCGGCGGGAGCTGGCCGATGCCGAGGAATGTCTGTCGTCCATGGGCGGCGGGATCGCCTCGACGGATGGAGTTGAGTTGTTGGATTTGTTCGAGGTGGAGGAACTTCAGGCGATACAGGATGCCTTTTCCTCGGTTACGGGAGTCGCGTCGATCATCTCCACGCCCGAAGGCGATCCCATTACCGCCCCGAGCAATTACTGCCGTTTGTGCGGCGAAATTATCCGCAAGACCGAGAAGGGCCTTGCGGATTGCCAGCGGTTTGACGCCGGACTCGGCCGTTTCAATCCCGGGGGGGCGACTCTTCAGCCCTGCGAGAGTTCCGGCCTGTGGGGCGGAGGCGCGTCCATTTCCGTTAACGGCCGCCATATCGCCAACTGGCTCATAGGCCAGGTGCGCAACGAACATGCGGACAAGGCCAAGGCGCTGGCGTACGCCCGGGAGATCGGGGTCGCCGAAGCGGAGTTTTTCCGCGCCTTCGAGGAGGTCGCGGTCATGTCCCAGGAGCGGTTCGAGGAGGTGGGCAGGGCGCTTTTCCTCCTGGCCAACCAGATGTCCTGGATCGCCTACCAGAATTTCCAGCTCAACGACAACATCCGCGAAATACGGTCGGCCCATGAAGAGGTCATGACCCTGCGCAACTACCTGGCCAACATCATCGACTCCCTCCCTTCCATACTGGTGGGAGTGGATTCCGAAGGATGCATCACGCATTGGAACATGCACGCGGCGGAGGCCACCGGATTCGGTCAGAGCGAGGTCGCGGGGCGGAGGCTGTCCGAGGTCCTGCCCGACCTTGGCGAGGAGTTGCGCAAGGCCGCGGCGGCCATTGCCCAGGGTGCTCCGGCGGTCCACGAACGGGTGCCCGAGGATGTTGATGGGGAGCGCCGTTTCCGCGACGTGTCGGTGTTTCCCCTGGTGGCCAACGGAGTCCGTGGCGCGGTGGTCCGGGTGGATGACGTCACTGAGAAAGTGCGTATCGAGGAAATGATGGTCCAGTCCGAGAAGATGGTTTCCGTGGGCGGGCTTGCGGCGGGTATGGCTCATGAGATCAACAACCCGCTCGCGGCCGTTCTGGGCGGAGCCCGGCTCGTCCGCAAGCGGCTGCTCGAAGACGGCGGCCGCAATGGGCGCACCGCCGAGGCGTGCGGCACGGATATGGACGCCATAGGGCGGTACGTGCGTGCCAGGGGCGTGGACGCCATGCTCGACGCGATCATTGAATCCGGCGAGCGGGCGGGCAAAGTGGTGACCAACATGCTCGGCTTTTCGCGCAGGACCGACGGCGAGGCTGGCGAAGTGGACGTGGCCGTCGTCCTGGACAAGGCTGTGGAGCTTGTCCGGAACGGGCAGGATCTGGAGCATACCTATAATTTCAAGGACATCGAATTCGACAGGGAATACGTCGGGGGACCGTTTCCCGTCCACTGCGAAAAGAGCAAGCTGGAGCAGGTCTTTTTCAATATCCTCAACAACGGGGCGCAGGCCATGACGTCCGCCCGGAGCGAGACCGGCAGGCCGCCGCGGTTCATCCTGCGATGCGGGTACACAGGCAAGGCCATCCGCATAGAGATCGAGGACAACGGGCCGGGTATGCCCGAGGAGGTCCTCCGCCGGGTTTTCGAGCCGTTTTTCACTACCAAGAAGGCGGGCATGGGAACCGGGCTCGGCATGTCCGTGTGTTATTTTCTCGTCACCGAGCACCTGGGAGGGAACATGCGGGCGGAGTCCTCCCCCGGCCGTGGCGCGACCTTCTTTATCGAAATCCCGGCATCCGGGGCGGAATAG
- a CDS encoding MFS transporter, with translation MFQFVRDDRTAGLYTITVSQFALVFMLSAVAVAVPALGREFGASASHLGLVESSYISAVAMLLFPVTRLSDKIGRGATFAFGMGLFTAVSMILPLSNTISQFIVLRVFQGCGGAMMVSTGLALIADMYPGPGRAKAMGIASAGVYLGLSMGPWLGGLIVTHLGWRWIFYGGAIPCAIGLFLSIRTLPVKPVIRHGVRFDFGGAVFIALGMILLSQGGSHLDGSNGALMLVAGIFFLVCFVFWEGRAKAPLLSLALFSGNPAFSLGSAAQFISYAAIYGITFLLSLYLQVAQGMTASDAGLLLMVQPVMQVILSLVSGKWCERWSPHLVATVGMSIATAGLGAAVFLAVFPSLWFAALILALCGAGSAMFATANMAVIMGAVTRENYGVASAVVAAMRTTGMTVSLVFISGVFAVVIGPAALTAENADLFIRAMYTAFIALTVFSALGVLMSAKGRLRARADGPNAGN, from the coding sequence ATGTTTCAATTCGTCCGCGACGACAGGACCGCCGGTCTTTACACCATTACCGTTTCCCAGTTCGCCCTGGTCTTCATGCTTTCGGCCGTGGCCGTGGCCGTGCCCGCCCTGGGGCGGGAGTTCGGCGCCAGCGCGTCCCATCTCGGCCTGGTGGAGTCCAGCTACATTTCGGCCGTGGCCATGCTTCTCTTTCCCGTGACCCGGCTGTCCGACAAGATCGGGCGCGGGGCCACCTTCGCCTTCGGCATGGGGCTGTTCACTGCCGTGAGCATGATCCTGCCCCTGAGCAACACCATTTCCCAATTCATCGTCCTGCGCGTGTTCCAGGGCTGCGGCGGGGCCATGATGGTCTCCACCGGGCTGGCCCTCATCGCGGACATGTACCCCGGTCCCGGGCGGGCCAAAGCCATGGGCATCGCATCGGCCGGGGTCTACCTGGGACTTTCCATGGGACCGTGGCTCGGCGGGCTCATCGTCACCCATCTCGGCTGGCGCTGGATTTTCTACGGCGGGGCCATCCCCTGCGCCATCGGCCTGTTCCTCTCGATCAGGACCCTGCCGGTAAAACCGGTCATCAGGCACGGGGTGCGTTTCGACTTCGGCGGGGCCGTCTTCATCGCCCTGGGCATGATCCTGCTTTCCCAGGGCGGTTCGCATCTGGACGGATCGAACGGCGCGCTCATGCTCGTCGCCGGAATATTCTTCCTGGTCTGCTTCGTATTCTGGGAGGGGAGGGCCAAGGCCCCTCTGCTCAGCCTGGCCCTGTTCAGCGGCAATCCGGCGTTTTCCCTGGGGTCGGCCGCCCAGTTCATCAGCTACGCGGCCATTTACGGCATCACTTTCCTGCTGTCCCTGTATCTTCAGGTGGCCCAGGGCATGACCGCCAGCGACGCCGGGCTTCTCCTCATGGTGCAGCCGGTCATGCAGGTCATCCTTTCGCTCGTGAGCGGCAAGTGGTGCGAGCGGTGGTCGCCCCATCTCGTGGCCACGGTGGGCATGAGCATCGCCACGGCGGGGCTGGGCGCGGCCGTCTTTCTGGCCGTGTTCCCGTCGCTGTGGTTCGCGGCCCTGATCCTGGCCCTGTGCGGCGCGGGGAGCGCCATGTTCGCCACGGCCAACATGGCGGTCATCATGGGCGCGGTGACTCGTGAGAACTACGGCGTGGCCTCGGCTGTGGTGGCGGCCATGCGGACAACGGGCATGACCGTCAGCCTGGTCTTCATCAGCGGCGTGTTCGCCGTGGTCATCGGCCCGGCGGCCCTGACCGCCGAGAACGCCGATCTGTTCATCAGGGCCATGTACACGGCCTTCATAGCCTTGACCGTGTTCAGCGCGCTGGGCGTGCTCATGTCGGCCAAGGGCCGGTTGCGGGCCCGTGCGGACGGCCCGAACGCCGGGAATTAG
- a CDS encoding sulfide/dihydroorotate dehydrogenase-like FAD/NAD-binding protein → MGYKILKKEELIPGQTTMMVIEAPQVALKAKPGNFVMLRVSSHGERIPLTIADCDREKGTITIVYLVVGKTTAEMNTLREGGEFMDVCGPLGRPMHIEKSGTVVCVGGGTGIAAMHHIAKGHVEAGNRVIAIIGARSKNLLLFCSELSSFCPEVRIATDDGSEGHKGFVTEVLQDILETEDEVAEVVAIGPVPMMEAVCRVTLPFRVKTTVSLNSIMVDGIGMCGACRCTVGGKTLFACVDGPEFDGHKVDFAELKTRLWQFKEQEQESMELFSKECQCNGR, encoded by the coding sequence ATGGGTTACAAGATTCTGAAAAAAGAGGAGCTGATTCCGGGCCAGACCACCATGATGGTCATTGAGGCCCCCCAGGTCGCCCTCAAGGCCAAGCCCGGCAACTTCGTCATGCTCCGCGTGAGCTCGCACGGCGAGCGCATTCCCCTGACCATCGCGGATTGCGACAGGGAAAAGGGAACGATAACGATAGTCTATCTCGTCGTCGGCAAGACAACAGCCGAGATGAACACCCTGCGCGAGGGCGGCGAGTTCATGGACGTGTGCGGCCCGCTGGGGCGGCCTATGCACATCGAAAAATCCGGCACCGTGGTCTGTGTCGGCGGCGGCACCGGCATCGCGGCCATGCATCATATAGCCAAGGGCCACGTGGAGGCGGGCAACCGGGTCATCGCCATCATCGGGGCGCGCTCCAAGAACCTTCTTCTCTTCTGTTCCGAACTTTCTTCGTTCTGCCCCGAGGTGCGAATCGCCACGGACGACGGCTCCGAGGGCCACAAGGGATTCGTCACCGAAGTCCTTCAGGACATCCTCGAAACCGAGGACGAAGTGGCCGAGGTCGTCGCCATCGGCCCGGTTCCCATGATGGAGGCGGTCTGCCGCGTGACCCTGCCCTTCCGGGTCAAGACCACCGTGTCGCTCAACTCCATCATGGTGGACGGTATCGGCATGTGCGGCGCCTGCCGTTGCACCGTGGGCGGCAAGACCCTGTTCGCCTGCGTGGACGGGCCGGAGTTCGACGGCCACAAGGTGGATTTCGCCGAGCTCAAGACCCGGCTGTGGCAGTTCAAGGAGCAGGAGCAGGAATCCATGGAATTGTTCAGCAAGGAGTGTCAGTGCAATGGCCGATAA
- the gltA gene encoding NADPH-dependent glutamate synthase, translating to MADKKVKKVRARTPMPHQDPQVRAGNFDEVALGYSREQALIEAERCLQCKKPTCQDGCPVNIDIKGFIGCLVDDDLQGAFDTIRRTNSLPAVCGRVCPQENQCEGSCVLGKKHDPVAIGRLERYVADTYAAQSACEEVTDLSTCALEREDLKVACIGSGPSSLTVAGYLAGRGIRVDVFEALHEPGGVLLYGIPEFRLPKTVVSRELDGLRKLGVTFRTNWVGGKTITVRDMFEQGYNAVFIGVGAGLPRFLNVSGENLVGVFSANEYLTRVNLGRAYDFPNYDTPAYKARRVAVIGAGNVAMDAARTALRMGAKEVSIVYRRSEDEMPARREEIRHAVEEGVKIRCLCGPLSFHGDNQGRLKAMTIQKMALGDPDESGRCAPVCLDGETEQITCDMAVIAVGTRPNPILLEATPQLALNKWGYVEADPETGETSIPNVFAGGDIVTGAATVISAMGAGRRAAKAIADRLL from the coding sequence ATGGCCGATAAGAAAGTGAAGAAAGTCCGCGCCCGCACCCCCATGCCCCATCAGGACCCCCAGGTCCGGGCCGGGAATTTCGACGAGGTGGCACTGGGTTACTCCCGCGAACAGGCCCTGATCGAGGCCGAGCGGTGTCTGCAATGCAAGAAGCCCACCTGCCAGGACGGCTGCCCCGTGAACATCGACATCAAGGGCTTCATCGGCTGCCTCGTGGACGACGATCTGCAAGGCGCTTTCGACACCATCCGGCGGACCAATTCCCTGCCCGCGGTCTGCGGCCGGGTCTGCCCCCAGGAGAACCAGTGCGAGGGCAGTTGCGTCCTCGGCAAGAAACACGATCCCGTGGCCATCGGACGGCTGGAGCGCTACGTGGCCGACACCTATGCGGCCCAGTCCGCCTGTGAGGAAGTCACCGACCTTTCCACCTGCGCGCTTGAACGCGAAGACCTCAAGGTGGCCTGCATCGGCTCCGGCCCTTCCTCCCTGACCGTGGCCGGATACCTGGCCGGGCGCGGGATCAGGGTGGACGTCTTCGAGGCCCTGCACGAGCCCGGCGGGGTGCTCCTTTACGGCATTCCGGAATTCCGTCTTCCCAAAACCGTCGTCTCCCGCGAATTGGACGGCCTGCGCAAGCTCGGCGTGACCTTCCGCACCAACTGGGTGGGCGGCAAGACCATCACCGTCCGCGACATGTTCGAACAGGGCTACAACGCCGTGTTCATCGGCGTGGGCGCGGGGCTTCCCCGCTTCCTCAACGTCTCGGGCGAAAATCTGGTGGGCGTGTTCTCGGCCAACGAATATCTCACCCGCGTCAACCTCGGCCGGGCCTACGATTTCCCCAATTACGACACCCCTGCCTACAAGGCCCGGCGTGTGGCCGTCATAGGCGCGGGCAACGTGGCCATGGACGCGGCCCGAACCGCCCTGCGCATGGGGGCCAAGGAAGTATCCATCGTCTACCGCAGGAGCGAGGACGAAATGCCCGCCCGCCGTGAGGAAATCCGGCACGCCGTCGAAGAGGGCGTCAAAATCCGCTGTCTGTGCGGCCCGCTCTCGTTCCACGGGGACAACCAGGGCCGCCTCAAGGCCATGACCATACAGAAGATGGCCCTGGGCGATCCCGACGAGTCCGGCCGCTGCGCCCCGGTCTGCCTTGACGGCGAGACCGAGCAGATCACCTGCGACATGGCCGTCATCGCCGTGGGCACCCGGCCCAACCCCATCCTTCTGGAAGCCACCCCGCAACTCGCGCTGAACAAGTGGGGCTATGTCGAGGCCGATCCGGAAACCGGCGAAACCTCCATCCCCAACGTCTTCGCCGGAGGCGATATCGTCACCGGCGCGGCCACCGTCATCTCCGCCATGGGAGCCGGACGCCGAGCCGCCAAAGCCATCGCCGACCGCCTGCTGTAG
- a CDS encoding TAXI family TRAP transporter solute-binding subunit, protein MRNPYIKQLVAFLRSHVLMSFLIYGAAAGLLALALWVTFQFVKPLPPNKVTMVTGGESGAYYAFALRYAEFFKQHGFELEVRTSNGSMDNLSIIDDPDSGVQAAFMQGGIAAPEDHPDLESLGSLYYEPVWLFTARRLKPKTLADLKGRKIAVGAEGSGTSHLVRQLLDANGVNDETADLLPQGSAQAVPELFDGGIDALFVIAGVNSKDVRTLCEAYKNVTPYSFARAETYARTRHFLAKLTLPRGGVDLMRDLPAQDVTLLAPTANLVVREDLHPALKYLFLLAAQEAHDKGDMFARTGQFPNGEAVLFPLSDEAVNFYKSGPPLLMRYLPFQAAITVERLKILLIPLLTLLFPLFKITPPAYRWQIRRRIFKWYKQLKKLDMEAFHLTDADKAREMLAKLEEMDRLVLETSVPLSYTDYIYSLRLHIRMIRQRLERIAGHEIQNTGHPTD, encoded by the coding sequence ATGCGCAACCCCTATATCAAACAGCTCGTAGCGTTTCTGCGGTCCCATGTGCTCATGTCGTTCCTCATCTACGGAGCGGCGGCGGGCCTGCTCGCCCTGGCCCTGTGGGTAACCTTCCAGTTCGTCAAGCCGCTGCCGCCGAACAAGGTCACGATGGTCACAGGCGGCGAAAGCGGCGCTTATTACGCCTTTGCCCTGCGGTATGCCGAATTCTTCAAGCAACACGGTTTCGAGCTGGAAGTGCGCACCTCCAACGGGTCCATGGACAACCTTTCGATCATCGACGATCCCGACTCCGGGGTGCAGGCCGCCTTCATGCAGGGCGGCATAGCCGCCCCCGAAGACCATCCGGACCTGGAGAGCCTCGGCAGCCTCTACTACGAACCGGTCTGGCTGTTCACCGCCCGGAGGCTCAAGCCCAAAACCCTGGCCGACCTCAAAGGCCGCAAAATAGCGGTCGGAGCCGAAGGCAGCGGCACCAGCCACCTGGTCCGCCAGCTTCTCGACGCGAACGGCGTCAACGACGAAACCGCCGACCTGCTCCCCCAGGGCTCCGCCCAGGCCGTCCCCGAACTGTTTGACGGCGGAATCGACGCCCTGTTCGTCATCGCCGGAGTGAATTCCAAGGATGTACGCACCTTGTGCGAAGCATACAAAAACGTGACCCCGTACTCCTTTGCCCGGGCCGAAACCTACGCGCGCACCCGCCACTTCCTCGCCAAGCTGACCCTGCCACGGGGCGGCGTCGATCTCATGCGCGACCTGCCCGCCCAGGACGTGACCCTGCTCGCGCCCACGGCCAACCTGGTGGTCCGGGAAGACCTCCACCCGGCGCTCAAATACCTCTTCCTCCTGGCGGCGCAAGAAGCCCACGACAAGGGCGACATGTTCGCCCGCACCGGGCAGTTCCCCAACGGCGAGGCCGTGCTCTTCCCCTTGAGCGACGAGGCCGTAAACTTCTACAAATCCGGCCCGCCCCTGCTCATGCGCTACCTGCCCTTCCAGGCGGCCATCACCGTGGAGCGGCTCAAGATCCTGCTCATCCCCCTGCTGACCCTGCTGTTCCCCCTGTTCAAGATCACCCCGCCCGCCTACCGCTGGCAGATACGGCGGCGCATCTTCAAGTGGTACAAACAACTCAAGAAACTCGACATGGAAGCCTTTCACCTCACCGACGCGGACAAGGCCCGCGAGATGCTCGCCAAACTTGAAGAGATGGACCGCCTCGTCCTAGAAACCTCGGTCCCCCTGTCATACACGGACTATATCTACTCCCTCCGACTGCATATCCGCATGATCCGCCAACGCCTGGAACGCATAGCTGGGCACGAAATCCAAAACACAGGCCACCCTACTGATTAA
- a CDS encoding LytR/AlgR family response regulator transcription factor — MPKLKTLLIHPDPEVRTALRDALDEVPFVQVLGEAVSAFEALELLEAIPYGVFFVGVELPGGASGIEMAQMLAGRRNKPALVFISDSETQAYAAFELGATDYLLWPPAPGRMARTMDRLQNFKTRFREVPPPVPYPDDPDDDSGDGYEQTVKLPLPEEEQDTFLAALQAAWDQTTGRRPEIDKLAVNQDGRTILIPYDQIIFVEAFEDYSYVHTATQKFLSSYRLKNLEDRLGPHRFFRVHRKYLVNLDMVTEIASMPGSNFMLRTAGRTRIELPISRRRIAELKKIIGL, encoded by the coding sequence ATGCCCAAGCTGAAAACCCTGCTGATCCATCCAGACCCCGAGGTCCGCACGGCCCTGCGCGACGCGCTGGACGAGGTGCCTTTCGTTCAGGTCCTGGGCGAGGCGGTCTCGGCCTTCGAGGCGTTGGAGCTGCTTGAGGCCATTCCCTACGGGGTGTTCTTCGTGGGCGTGGAATTGCCTGGCGGGGCTTCGGGCATAGAGATGGCCCAGATGCTCGCCGGGCGCAGGAACAAGCCCGCGCTGGTGTTCATTTCCGATTCCGAGACCCAGGCTTATGCCGCCTTCGAGCTGGGGGCCACGGATTATCTGCTCTGGCCGCCCGCGCCCGGACGTATGGCCCGGACCATGGACCGCCTCCAGAATTTCAAGACCCGGTTTCGGGAGGTGCCGCCACCGGTCCCGTACCCGGACGATCCGGACGACGATTCCGGGGATGGCTATGAGCAGACCGTGAAGCTGCCCCTGCCCGAGGAGGAGCAGGACACCTTCCTGGCCGCATTGCAGGCCGCCTGGGACCAGACCACGGGCCGTCGGCCGGAGATCGACAAGCTGGCCGTCAACCAGGACGGCCGGACCATCCTCATCCCATACGATCAGATCATCTTCGTCGAGGCGTTCGAAGACTATTCCTACGTGCACACGGCCACCCAGAAATTTCTTTCGTCCTACAGGCTCAAGAACCTGGAGGACCGGCTAGGCCCGCATCGTTTCTTCCGCGTGCATCGCAAGTACCTGGTGAACCTGGACATGGTCACCGAGATCGCGAGTATGCCCGGTTCGAACTTCATGTTGCGAACCGCCGGACGCACGCGCATCGAGCTGCCCATCAGCAGGAGGCGCATCGCCGAGTTGAAGAAGATCATCGGGCTGTGA